In Pseudobacter ginsenosidimutans, the following are encoded in one genomic region:
- a CDS encoding nucleotide exchange factor GrpE: MTEKDPILDDNGQDASIPDFNTEDTNEGTSEVEKLQQEVGELKDKYIRQAAEFDNFRRRTSREKLELIQTAGKDVIVSLLDVLDDCDRAEKTLETQEDNPAIREGVQLVFAKLRSTLAAKGLKPMQTIGTEFNPEFHEAITEIPAPTPELAGKVVDEVTRGYYLNDKIIRFAKVVVGK, encoded by the coding sequence ATGACAGAAAAAGATCCGATTTTGGACGATAACGGCCAGGATGCCAGCATTCCCGACTTCAACACAGAAGACACCAATGAAGGCACTTCAGAAGTTGAAAAACTGCAGCAGGAAGTAGGTGAATTGAAAGACAAGTACATCCGCCAGGCAGCCGAATTCGACAATTTCAGAAGAAGGACCTCCAGGGAAAAACTTGAACTGATCCAAACAGCCGGCAAAGATGTGATCGTGTCGCTCCTTGATGTACTTGATGACTGCGACCGGGCTGAGAAAACACTGGAGACGCAGGAAGACAATCCCGCTATCCGTGAAGGCGTACAACTGGTATTTGCCAAATTACGCAGTACACTTGCTGCAAAGGGCCTTAAACCTATGCAGACCATCGGAACCGAATTTAACCCCGAATTCCACGAAGCCATAACTGAAATCCCCGCCCCCACTCCTGAACTCGCAGGAAAAGTGGTGGACGAAGTGACCAGGGGCTATTACCTGAATGATAAGATCATCCGGTTTGCAAAAGTGGTTGTAGGAAAATAA
- a CDS encoding vWA domain-containing protein: MRIACAILLFTLMFATASAQYYLRGEIRDEKGNVLSNAKLKLQSSNLLYYSGVKGAFGIVSSKETDSLFISLDGYQDLAIKVEAGRYHIISLKMLYSAAHLQRNKLVSLTRNMQPEERKKHLFSGETYSTLVENEFVQARKYPETGFAIHADRAAYSNIRRFLNMQTTVPPDAVRTEELLNYFNFDASPLARDSIFGFRSYISDCPWNAQHQLLYLNIASRKIDSSEIPPSNLVFLVDVSGSMDMPNRLPLLKSSFKLLVDNLRNTDTVSIVVYGSTVGVWLTPTSGADKAKIRKSIEELYPGGSTPGESGIRTAYRLAKSQFIKGGNNRVILATDGDFNVGQSSEDELEKLITQHQESGIYLTCLGVGMGNYKDSKLEVLAKKGNGNFAYLDNEHEAEKVLVHELTQTLFTVADDAYLNIRFNSSVVREYRLIGFDNKAKALADSLNEVEGGEVGPGHSLLVLFEIEPVRPAGSDAYPTDEPVANLSINFRKPNESLRRITEYQVEANYSGFTELPKCYQFATSVVMFASLLKQSKFSHQFGWNDVIIMADEAHRKGDYMQEEFISMVQKAKKIYGKMRKRKNKE, from the coding sequence TTGAGAATTGCTTGTGCAATACTGCTGTTTACCCTGATGTTTGCCACTGCTTCCGCACAATACTACCTGCGCGGTGAGATCAGAGACGAGAAAGGCAATGTTTTGTCCAATGCGAAATTGAAATTGCAATCCAGCAACCTGCTCTATTACTCCGGTGTGAAAGGCGCCTTCGGTATCGTCAGTTCCAAAGAAACGGATTCATTGTTCATTTCACTGGATGGTTACCAGGATCTGGCCATCAAAGTTGAAGCAGGCCGTTATCATATCATTTCCCTCAAAATGCTGTATTCCGCAGCACACCTGCAGCGCAACAAGCTGGTGAGCCTGACGCGGAATATGCAACCTGAAGAAAGAAAGAAACACCTGTTCAGCGGGGAAACCTACAGTACCCTGGTGGAGAATGAATTTGTGCAGGCAAGAAAATATCCGGAAACGGGTTTTGCTATTCACGCTGACCGCGCTGCCTACAGCAATATCCGTCGCTTTCTCAATATGCAGACCACGGTTCCTCCCGATGCTGTGCGAACGGAGGAACTGCTGAATTATTTCAATTTCGATGCATCGCCGCTGGCCAGGGACAGTATCTTCGGTTTTCGGTCATACATCTCCGATTGTCCGTGGAATGCGCAGCATCAATTGTTGTATCTGAATATCGCTTCGCGAAAAATAGACAGCTCGGAGATCCCTCCTTCCAATCTCGTTTTCCTGGTGGATGTATCCGGCTCGATGGATATGCCCAATCGTTTGCCATTGTTGAAGTCTTCCTTCAAATTGCTGGTAGATAATCTACGCAATACAGATACAGTGTCGATTGTCGTTTATGGAAGTACGGTAGGTGTGTGGCTGACGCCCACCAGTGGCGCAGACAAGGCGAAGATCAGGAAATCGATAGAGGAACTGTATCCCGGAGGTTCAACACCCGGCGAATCCGGAATCAGAACTGCGTACAGACTGGCGAAAAGCCAGTTCATCAAAGGAGGTAACAACCGCGTGATACTGGCTACTGACGGGGATTTCAACGTAGGGCAAAGCAGTGAGGATGAGTTGGAGAAACTGATCACCCAGCACCAGGAATCCGGTATCTATCTGACCTGTCTGGGTGTGGGCATGGGCAATTATAAAGACTCCAAGCTGGAAGTGCTGGCCAAGAAAGGCAATGGCAATTTCGCTTACCTCGATAACGAACATGAAGCAGAGAAGGTATTGGTGCATGAGCTTACACAAACATTGTTCACGGTGGCCGATGATGCCTATCTCAATATCCGTTTCAATTCATCGGTGGTACGCGAATACAGGCTGATCGGTTTCGATAACAAGGCAAAGGCATTGGCGGACTCCCTCAATGAAGTGGAAGGGGGAGAAGTAGGGCCGGGCCATTCGCTACTGGTATTGTTCGAGATCGAACCGGTAAGGCCCGCGGGGTCTGATGCCTATCCAACGGATGAACCGGTGGCAAACCTCAGTATCAATTTCAGGAAGCCCAATGAATCACTGCGACGAATAACCGAATACCAGGTAGAGGCCAACTATTCCGGGTTCACTGAACTGCCCAAATGTTATCAGTTCGCTACCTCGGTAGTGATGTTTGCTTCTTTGCTGAAACAATCGAAATTTTCTCATCAGTTTGGCTGGAACGATGTGATCATCATGGCGGATGAAGCGCACCGCAAGGGAGATTATATGCAGGAGGAATTTATTTCGATGGTGCAGAAAGCGAAGAAGATCTATGGGAAGATGAGGAAGCGGAAAAATAAGGAATAA
- a CDS encoding type IV toxin-antitoxin system AbiEi family antitoxin — protein MKSEIIPGVLQEFTSRVRIGTTWKKGSANIKSIKLDGHIRFQAGGYTIEIPAVVKTIVTAANLPMLQTLKQKSGKLIVIAVNIAPTVQQQLRELGIFFMDSAGNAFIQQESFFVHIEGRRAEQKEVADARAFSKGGIKVIFQLLQEEGLINGTIRNIANKASVSLDTVHKTLNALRSMEYILALNKTEWTWNNKQELLAQWMTEYDRRLKPGLFINRFDFMSDADYDRWKQIKLTKAHTCWGAEPAAELLTGNLKPGEWTLYTTETVMELVRNYRIVPKKAGAIVVYKQFWPTQEKDPIFAPPLLVYTDLVNTGKRRNIETAQRIFNEYLQDKFQTT, from the coding sequence ATGAAATCAGAAATCATACCAGGTGTTTTACAGGAATTTACAAGTCGGGTAAGAATTGGAACAACCTGGAAAAAGGGGTCTGCAAACATAAAAAGCATAAAGCTGGACGGTCATATCCGCTTCCAGGCTGGAGGATATACTATAGAAATCCCTGCTGTAGTGAAAACTATTGTGACAGCAGCAAACCTCCCCATGTTGCAGACGCTGAAACAAAAAAGTGGAAAACTGATCGTGATCGCCGTAAATATTGCCCCCACTGTACAACAGCAATTAAGGGAGCTCGGGATTTTCTTTATGGATAGTGCAGGTAATGCTTTTATACAACAGGAAAGTTTTTTTGTACATATAGAAGGCAGAAGAGCAGAACAAAAAGAGGTGGCTGATGCACGCGCATTTAGCAAAGGGGGCATCAAAGTAATATTCCAGCTCTTACAGGAAGAGGGGCTGATCAATGGCACCATACGGAACATAGCCAATAAGGCATCTGTCAGTCTGGATACTGTCCACAAAACATTGAATGCACTACGGTCGATGGAGTATATACTGGCGCTAAATAAAACCGAATGGACCTGGAATAACAAACAGGAACTACTCGCTCAATGGATGACAGAATATGATCGTCGACTAAAGCCCGGACTATTCATTAATCGTTTTGATTTTATGAGTGATGCTGACTACGACCGGTGGAAGCAAATTAAATTGACAAAAGCTCATACCTGCTGGGGAGCAGAGCCAGCGGCAGAGTTGCTAACAGGTAATTTGAAACCGGGAGAATGGACATTATACACAACCGAAACGGTAATGGAATTGGTAAGAAACTATCGTATCGTACCTAAAAAAGCAGGAGCAATTGTAGTTTACAAGCAATTCTGGCCGACACAGGAAAAAGATCCAATATTTGCTCCACCATTGCTGGTCTATACCGATCTTGTTAATACAGGCAAACGCCGAAATATAGAAACTGCGCAACGAATTTTCAATGAATACCTCCAGGATAAATTTCAAACAACTTAG
- the hpt gene encoding hypoxanthine phosphoribosyltransferase → MSIIRVHDKSFEPYLTADVIKNRIREIAADLNRDYAGKRPVFIAILNGSFIFAADLFKELSVDVEVCFIKLASYKGTRSTGQVLTAIGLDTDIFERDVVVIEDIVDTGKTLSEFLPQLHHQQPSSLKIVALLHKPEATVFPIPIDYIGFAIPNKFVVGYGLDYDGLGRNIPEIYKLAE, encoded by the coding sequence ATGAGCATCATCCGTGTACATGATAAGTCATTTGAACCATACCTGACTGCTGATGTGATCAAAAATCGTATCCGTGAAATTGCGGCAGACCTGAACAGGGATTATGCAGGCAAACGACCGGTATTCATTGCGATCCTCAATGGCTCATTCATTTTTGCCGCAGACCTGTTCAAGGAGCTTTCGGTTGATGTGGAAGTTTGCTTCATCAAGCTGGCTTCGTATAAGGGTACACGTTCTACAGGCCAGGTGCTCACCGCAATTGGTCTCGATACAGATATATTCGAAAGGGATGTGGTGGTGATCGAAGATATTGTGGATACCGGCAAAACCCTGAGCGAATTCCTTCCCCAGTTACATCACCAGCAGCCATCTTCCTTAAAGATCGTAGCTTTGCTTCACAAGCCTGAGGCCACTGTTTTTCCAATCCCCATCGATTACATCGGATTTGCTATTCCCAACAAGTTTGTAGTGGGCTACGGCCTTGATTATGATGGACTGGGAAGAAATATCCCGGAGATTTACAAGCTCGCAGAATAA
- the trmD gene encoding tRNA (guanosine(37)-N1)-methyltransferase TrmD: protein MRIDIISVVPELLESPLSHSIMKRARDKGLLEVHVHHLRQWAVNEYGQVDDYQYGGGAGMVMMPEPLANAIETLQKDRTYDEIIYVTPDGPRFDQSTANQLSLKGNLIIICGHYKGIDERIRQHFVTKEISIGDYVLSGGELAAAVIVDAVGRLLPGVLNDETSALMDSFQDNLLAPPVYTRPSDFRGWKVPDILMSGDPLKIADWRYEQAVQRTKDRRPDLHSDQ, encoded by the coding sequence ATGCGTATCGATATTATTTCTGTTGTACCCGAATTACTGGAGAGCCCGCTTTCCCATTCCATCATGAAAAGAGCCCGGGATAAGGGATTGCTGGAAGTTCATGTTCATCACCTCCGTCAATGGGCGGTGAATGAATACGGACAGGTAGACGATTACCAGTATGGGGGAGGAGCAGGAATGGTGATGATGCCCGAACCACTCGCCAATGCCATCGAGACCCTGCAAAAAGACAGGACCTATGATGAGATCATCTATGTAACGCCCGATGGCCCGCGCTTTGATCAATCCACCGCCAATCAACTCTCACTGAAAGGCAATCTCATTATCATCTGCGGACATTACAAGGGTATCGATGAACGGATCCGCCAACATTTTGTAACGAAGGAGATCTCTATCGGCGATTATGTGCTGAGTGGAGGTGAACTGGCAGCAGCCGTAATTGTGGATGCAGTAGGAAGATTACTGCCCGGTGTACTCAATGATGAAACTTCTGCGCTGATGGATTCTTTCCAGGATAACTTACTGGCCCCCCCCGTTTATACCCGGCCATCGGATTTCCGTGGCTGGAAGGTTCCAGACATCCTCATGAGCGGCGACCCCCTGAAGATCGCCGACTGGCGTTATGAACAGGCCGTTCAACGAACTAAAGACAGAAGGCCTGACCTGCACAGTGATCAGTAA
- a CDS encoding glucosaminidase domain-containing protein, translating to MLKRLLIVLPLLATLCVKAQKSADILNYIDTYKEMAIQEMVRTGVPASIKLAQGIHETMAGKSVLVMKSNNHFGIKCKNTWQGKKVYHDDDARGECFRSYSSANDSYLDHSNFLKNSSRYAFLFQLDPTDYKGWAYGLKQAGYATNIKYSQLLIKLIEDYNLQDYSLIALGRLKRPDVILASNKPEIGEPVAVEMVPAVMVETRPAIALAPVELFYPEGEFKINDTRVIYAKSGTSLLAVARQYDISLRRLLDFNDMEKEDVITEDQLLYLQRKRKTGVGEVHVVQEGETLYDICQTEGIRFEAMLKYNHLKQDDVPGIGERIYLRSSAPARPRLATEPALAAVVRTTVDSRPAMTNMFTHVVQTKETLYSIAKKYNVTVEKIQEWNRLQGVDLKIGQSLVIYQ from the coding sequence ATGCTGAAACGCTTATTGATTGTATTGCCGTTACTGGCAACACTTTGTGTAAAGGCTCAGAAGAGCGCTGACATCCTGAATTATATCGACACCTACAAGGAGATGGCCATCCAGGAAATGGTGAGGACCGGTGTACCCGCTTCCATCAAACTGGCGCAGGGCATTCATGAGACCATGGCCGGGAAAAGTGTGCTGGTGATGAAGTCCAACAACCATTTCGGCATCAAGTGTAAGAACACCTGGCAGGGTAAGAAAGTATATCATGATGATGATGCCCGTGGGGAATGCTTCCGATCCTATTCCAGCGCCAATGATTCCTACCTGGATCATTCCAATTTTCTCAAGAACAGCTCCCGCTACGCTTTCCTTTTCCAACTCGATCCCACAGATTACAAAGGCTGGGCATACGGACTCAAACAAGCCGGCTATGCCACCAATATCAAATATTCACAACTCCTCATCAAACTGATCGAAGACTATAACCTGCAGGACTATTCGCTGATCGCATTGGGCAGATTGAAAAGACCTGATGTGATCCTGGCCAGCAACAAGCCTGAGATCGGTGAACCTGTGGCTGTGGAAATGGTGCCTGCCGTTATGGTGGAAACCAGGCCAGCCATAGCACTTGCTCCCGTTGAACTTTTCTATCCTGAAGGAGAATTCAAGATCAACGATACCCGCGTTATCTATGCAAAGAGCGGTACTTCCTTACTGGCCGTTGCCAGACAATATGATATCTCCCTCCGCCGCCTGCTCGACTTCAACGATATGGAAAAGGAAGATGTGATCACTGAAGATCAGCTGCTTTATCTGCAACGCAAAAGAAAGACCGGAGTTGGCGAAGTGCATGTGGTGCAGGAAGGTGAAACCCTCTACGATATTTGTCAAACAGAAGGCATCCGCTTCGAGGCCATGCTCAAATACAATCACCTGAAACAAGATGATGTGCCCGGCATCGGCGAACGTATCTACCTGCGCTCCTCTGCTCCTGCAAGGCCAAGGCTGGCAACAGAACCAGCGCTTGCTGCAGTGGTGAGAACTACGGTAGACAGCAGGCCCGCCATGACCAATATGTTCACACATGTGGTGCAAACCAAAGAAACACTGTACAGCATAGCTAAGAAATACAATGTAACCGTTGAAAAGATCCAGGAGTGGAACAGACTCCAGGGTGTTGATCTGAAGATCGGCCAATCGCTTGTCATTTATCAATAA
- the atpC gene encoding ATP synthase F1 subunit epsilon — MNLEILTPERKLFSGDVYGVQLPGISGLFEVLDKHAPLVSALKAGKMKVLKDKSNHVVFYDIQGGFVEVLNNKVTVLVEGAEESAK; from the coding sequence ATGAACTTAGAGATATTAACACCGGAACGCAAACTCTTCAGCGGAGATGTTTATGGCGTGCAACTGCCCGGCATCAGCGGATTGTTTGAAGTGCTCGATAAACACGCTCCCCTCGTTTCTGCTCTCAAGGCAGGAAAGATGAAGGTGCTGAAAGACAAATCCAATCACGTTGTCTTTTATGATATCCAGGGCGGTTTTGTGGAAGTACTCAACAACAAAGTGACTGTTCTGGTGGAAGGCGCTGAAGAATCAGCCAAATAA
- a CDS encoding cation diffusion facilitator family transporter, with translation MDTGLENLRTQRWVVTVAVILFLLKIVAYFLTHSVAILTDALESTVNVIAGFIGLYSLYVAAKPRDEDHPYGHGKAEFLSAAVEGTLILIAGLIIIYESVVSFIHPRELAKLDSGIILVAITALINFVVGSISIKKGKRNNSLALVASGKHLQSDTWSTLAIIIGLILIRFTGLVWLDSVMAILMALFIMFTGYGILRKSLAGIMDEADKELLQKMVEVLNANRRTNWIDLHNLRVIKYGGQLHIDCHLTVPWYFNVNEAHQEVDELTNLIRREFGDSIEMAVHVDGCMDFSCSICQRFECTVRQHEFVARVQWDLKNLLSDRKHSLEVL, from the coding sequence TTGGATACCGGCCTCGAAAATCTCCGCACCCAACGGTGGGTTGTAACCGTTGCTGTGATATTATTCCTGTTGAAAATCGTTGCGTACTTCCTTACGCACTCTGTTGCCATTCTCACGGATGCACTCGAGAGTACCGTGAATGTGATAGCAGGCTTTATCGGGCTTTATAGTTTGTATGTAGCTGCCAAACCAAGGGATGAGGACCATCCTTACGGTCATGGTAAAGCGGAGTTTTTGTCTGCCGCCGTGGAAGGCACACTGATCCTGATCGCTGGACTGATCATCATTTACGAATCAGTTGTGAGTTTCATTCATCCCCGCGAACTGGCAAAACTCGACAGTGGAATCATACTCGTTGCCATCACCGCCCTCATCAATTTTGTAGTGGGCAGCATCAGTATCAAAAAAGGAAAAAGGAACAATTCACTCGCGCTTGTTGCCAGTGGCAAACATTTGCAATCAGATACCTGGTCAACACTTGCCATCATTATCGGACTGATCCTGATCAGGTTCACGGGATTGGTCTGGCTGGATAGCGTAATGGCAATTCTGATGGCATTGTTCATTATGTTTACCGGTTATGGTATTCTTCGCAAATCACTTGCAGGAATAATGGACGAAGCCGATAAGGAATTACTGCAAAAAATGGTGGAAGTACTCAATGCCAACCGCCGCACCAATTGGATAGACCTGCACAATCTTCGAGTGATCAAGTACGGTGGACAGCTACATATCGATTGCCATCTTACTGTTCCCTGGTATTTCAATGTAAATGAAGCGCACCAGGAAGTGGATGAGCTTACAAACCTGATCCGGCGCGAGTTTGGGGATAGTATCGAGATGGCCGTGCATGTTGATGGATGCATGGATTTCAGTTGCAGTATCTGTCAGCGATTTGAATGCACGGTGAGGCAACACGAGTTTGTTGCAAGAGTGCAATGGGATCTGAAGAATTTGCTGAGCGACAGGAAGCATTCGCTGGAAGTCCTTTAG
- the atpD gene encoding F0F1 ATP synthase subunit beta has product MANVGKIKQIIGAVVDVQFDGKLPEIYNALELKKQNGEILVLEAQQHLGEDSVRCIAMDGTEGLVRGLEVVDTGAAITMPSGEAIKGRLFNVTGDPIDGLPAVSKQGGRPIHAKPPAFENLSTATEVLFTGIKVIDLIEPYAKGGKIGLFGGAGVGKTVLIQELINNIAKAYSGVSVFAGVGERTREGNDLMREMIEAGIMKYGEEFKHSMENGGWDLSKVDMKELADSKATFVFGQMNEPPGARARVALSGLTIAEYYRDGDGQGKGRDILFFVDNIFRFTQAGSEVSALLGRMPSAVGYQPTLATEMGLMQERITSTKNGSITSVQAVYVPADDLTDPAPATTFAHLDATTVLSRKIADLGIYPAVDPLDSTSRILTVQIVGEAHYNCADRVKLILQRYKELQDIIAILGLDELSDEDKQTVSRARKVQRFLSQPFHVAEQFTGLKGVLVPIEETIRGFNMIMDGEVDEYPEAAFNLVGTIDDAIEKGKKLLAQAHG; this is encoded by the coding sequence ATGGCAAACGTTGGAAAGATCAAGCAGATCATCGGCGCGGTAGTGGATGTGCAGTTTGATGGAAAACTCCCTGAAATCTATAACGCACTTGAACTGAAAAAACAAAATGGTGAAATCCTGGTACTGGAAGCTCAGCAGCACCTCGGTGAGGACAGCGTACGCTGTATCGCTATGGACGGTACTGAGGGTCTGGTTCGCGGACTGGAAGTAGTAGACACCGGCGCGGCTATCACTATGCCTTCCGGCGAGGCTATCAAAGGCCGTCTTTTCAACGTAACCGGAGATCCTATCGACGGATTGCCAGCCGTATCCAAACAAGGTGGCCGCCCCATTCACGCTAAACCACCTGCGTTTGAGAACCTCTCTACCGCTACGGAAGTTCTCTTCACTGGTATCAAAGTGATCGACCTGATCGAGCCTTATGCAAAAGGTGGTAAGATCGGTCTCTTCGGTGGTGCCGGTGTAGGTAAAACCGTATTGATCCAGGAGCTGATCAACAACATCGCCAAAGCCTACTCCGGTGTATCCGTGTTTGCAGGTGTAGGTGAAAGAACACGTGAGGGTAATGACCTGATGCGTGAGATGATCGAAGCAGGTATCATGAAATACGGCGAAGAGTTCAAACACTCCATGGAAAATGGTGGTTGGGACCTGAGCAAGGTAGACATGAAAGAACTGGCTGACTCAAAAGCAACCTTCGTATTCGGACAGATGAACGAGCCCCCAGGTGCGCGTGCACGTGTGGCCCTCTCTGGTCTGACTATCGCAGAATACTATCGTGATGGAGATGGACAAGGCAAAGGCCGTGACATCCTCTTCTTCGTAGACAATATCTTCCGTTTCACTCAGGCCGGTTCTGAAGTATCAGCCCTCCTCGGTCGTATGCCTTCAGCGGTAGGTTACCAACCTACACTCGCAACCGAAATGGGTCTGATGCAAGAGCGCATCACTTCTACCAAGAACGGTTCAATCACTTCCGTACAGGCGGTTTACGTACCTGCGGATGACTTGACTGACCCCGCTCCTGCTACCACCTTCGCCCACCTGGATGCAACAACTGTATTGAGCCGTAAGATCGCTGACCTTGGTATCTACCCTGCGGTTGACCCGCTGGATTCCACCAGCCGTATCCTTACCGTTCAGATCGTTGGTGAAGCTCACTACAATTGCGCTGACCGCGTAAAACTGATCCTCCAGCGCTATAAAGAACTGCAGGATATTATCGCGATCCTCGGTCTGGATGAATTGAGCGACGAAGACAAACAAACCGTATCACGCGCCCGTAAAGTACAGCGTTTCCTGTCTCAGCCTTTCCACGTGGCCGAGCAGTTCACTGGTCTGAAAGGTGTACTCGTTCCCATCGAAGAAACCATCCGTGGTTTCAATATGATCATGGACGGTGAAGTAGACGAATATCCTGAAGCAGCCTTCAACCTCGTAGGTACCATCGATGATGCTATCGAAAAAGGTAAAAAACTGCTGGCTCAGGCTCACGGATAA
- the dnaJ gene encoding molecular chaperone DnaJ, whose amino-acid sequence MKRDYYEILGVSKGASQDEIKKAYRKVAMQFHPDRNPGDKAAEEKFKEAAEAYEVLSDQDKRSQYDRFGHAGVNGNGRGFGGGQNMDDIFSQFGDIFGDDIFGNFFGGGGGGRRGGQRQRGVRGSNLRIKLKLTYEEIAKGVNKQIKVKKYVVCSTCSGSGAKDKNSTQTCGTCGGSGQVRKVTNTFLGQMQTVTTCPTCNGEGHVITAKCGSCKGEGRVYGEETVSIDIPAGVMEGMQLSVGGKGNAGERGGPPGDLIILIEEEQHKELHRDGLNVAYELHISFPDAAFGTNVEVPTIDGRAKIKIPAGTQSGKIFRLKGKGFPAVNSYEKGDQLIYVNVWTPQHLTSEEKAMLEKLSQSPNFQPQPDKTDKNFFDKVREMFS is encoded by the coding sequence ATGAAAAGAGACTATTACGAAATACTGGGCGTATCCAAAGGGGCCTCCCAGGATGAGATCAAGAAGGCCTACCGGAAAGTGGCCATGCAATTTCACCCTGACCGGAACCCCGGCGATAAAGCCGCTGAGGAAAAGTTCAAGGAAGCCGCTGAAGCCTACGAAGTCCTGAGCGATCAGGATAAGCGTTCCCAGTACGACCGCTTTGGTCATGCCGGCGTGAACGGCAATGGACGCGGATTCGGTGGCGGCCAGAACATGGACGATATCTTCAGTCAGTTCGGCGATATTTTCGGCGACGATATTTTCGGGAATTTCTTCGGCGGCGGTGGCGGCGGAAGAAGAGGCGGCCAGCGTCAGCGCGGCGTTCGAGGCAGCAATCTCCGCATCAAGCTCAAGCTCACTTACGAAGAGATCGCCAAAGGTGTGAACAAGCAGATCAAAGTAAAGAAATACGTTGTCTGCAGCACCTGTAGCGGTTCCGGAGCCAAAGACAAGAACAGTACCCAAACCTGCGGCACCTGCGGCGGAAGCGGCCAGGTTCGCAAGGTTACCAATACCTTCCTCGGACAGATGCAGACCGTGACCACCTGCCCTACCTGTAACGGTGAAGGACATGTGATCACCGCCAAATGCGGAAGCTGTAAAGGTGAAGGAAGGGTGTACGGCGAAGAAACAGTCAGCATCGATATCCCTGCAGGCGTTATGGAAGGCATGCAGCTCAGCGTTGGTGGCAAAGGCAATGCCGGCGAACGCGGCGGCCCTCCCGGCGATCTGATCATCCTCATCGAAGAGGAACAACACAAGGAACTGCACCGCGATGGTCTCAATGTAGCTTACGAGCTTCATATCTCCTTCCCGGACGCCGCATTCGGCACCAACGTGGAAGTGCCCACCATCGATGGACGCGCCAAGATCAAGATCCCTGCCGGCACTCAGAGCGGCAAGATCTTCCGCCTCAAAGGCAAAGGATTCCCCGCTGTGAACAGCTACGAAAAAGGCGACCAGCTCATCTATGTGAATGTGTGGACACCACAACACCTCACATCAGAAGAAAAAGCAATGCTGGAGAAGTTGAGTCAATCACCCAATTTCCAGCCACAGCCGGATAAGACCGATAAGAATTTCTTTGATAAAGTAAGAGAGATGTTCTCCTGA
- a CDS encoding O-methyltransferase: protein MELIPAIVEEYAAKYTSPEDELLRGINAETYASHAQPHMLSGHVQGQFLSMISQMLQPRRILEIGTFTGYSALCLAKGLLKDGLLHTIELREADGAVSQANFNRSIDREKIILHVGNALQIIPTLQETWDLVFIDADKVSYMEYFNLVLPSVRPGGVILADNVLFHGQVLEEPVTTKNGKAMQSFNEMVLQDERVEQVLLTIRDGLLMIRKK, encoded by the coding sequence GTGGAACTGATACCAGCCATTGTAGAAGAATACGCAGCAAAATATACTTCTCCTGAAGATGAACTGTTGCGTGGCATCAATGCGGAAACTTATGCTTCGCATGCACAACCGCATATGTTGAGTGGTCATGTGCAGGGGCAATTCCTGAGCATGATAAGCCAAATGTTGCAACCGCGCCGCATCCTGGAGATCGGCACTTTTACCGGTTACAGCGCCCTCTGCCTTGCAAAAGGCTTGTTAAAAGACGGCTTATTGCACACAATTGAGCTCAGAGAGGCCGATGGAGCTGTATCCCAGGCAAATTTCAATAGGTCAATTGACCGTGAAAAGATAATTTTGCACGTTGGGAATGCGTTACAGATCATACCCACCCTGCAGGAAACCTGGGACCTTGTGTTCATCGATGCAGATAAGGTTTCCTACATGGAATATTTCAACCTGGTTTTGCCTTCTGTAAGACCTGGTGGCGTGATACTGGCCGATAATGTCCTTTTCCATGGACAGGTTCTGGAAGAGCCGGTAACAACAAAGAATGGCAAAGCCATGCAGAGCTTCAACGAGATGGTTCTGCAGGATGAAAGAGTGGAGCAGGTATTGCTCACCATTAGAGATGGTTTACTCATGATCCGTAAAAAATAA